Genomic DNA from Methanosarcina sp. MTP4:
TATATAAATTTTAAATTGATATTTAATATGATTTTTTATCATAGAATGTATGAATATATAATTTTTTACTATGTTTGAAACTCCTATTTACCCCTATTTTACTTATTAAACGATTAATACAACATCTAATTGCTATTATACCTTTATTTAGGCATATAATTACTTTAAAAATGTTTAAAACAAATTTTTTCGGCAAATAATTTTTATTAGCCAATATTATTGGAAACTAAGGAATTCTGTGAAAAATGGCATAAGCTCAACTCGAAAATTTTCTTATTACTCAGACATTCCCATTTTCATAAGTGTAATTAAGCAAGAATAAAGATCAAAAAGGCGTCCCTATATAAAATAGATATAACCCCAAATTGCCCGTTGCTCTCTCTACAACTAACGGGAGTATGTTCGTGCCAGCTTTCTGCACATAATGCAATAATTAAAAAACAAGTATTTTCATTTGCGGATCTGAGTCTTTTCTTCCCGACTTCCCCGAATTTCAACACAGTTTCTAACAACATTGGAAATTGTTACATCTCTGCAGAATTCTGCAAGACATTCGGCTGAAATTAAGAAAACTGTATAAAAAATAACACATGATAAAATATATAAATTGATAATTACTTTTTTAGGATTATAGATGAAAGGCTTCCCGCAGCTATTTCCAAAAAAAGAACATAATTAGTCAGAGCCTTATAAAAGAAAAACTTAGCTGATGCTATTTTGATTTTCAAGAGTTAAAAAAGATCATGTGTAAGGCGACCAGAAGAAATTTTCAAAAACAAAAAAACGCAGTTGATATTTTTTGAGAAGAGCTTAAATTTTTAAAGAAAAACCCCATAATAGTTTATGGGAGATGGAGGTAAATTTTGCAATCAGAAACAGATGAAATCCTGTGCCCAAACCCGGAATGTGAATATTATCACAAGGCGGAAGGAAAAGCCATTGTAAAAAGCGGGAAATATAAGACCGGTCACCAGAGATACTATTGCAAACACTGCGGCAAATACTTCATGGAAACAATCGGTACAGCCATTTATCGCAAACATCTATCTAACGATAAAATAAGAATGATATATCGGCTCT
This window encodes:
- a CDS encoding helix-turn-helix domain containing protein — translated: MQSETDEILCPNPECEYYHKAEGKAIVKSGKYKTGHQRYYCKHCGKYFMETIGTAIYRKHLSNDKIRMIYRLFLEKNGIRSIERITGHHRDTISNLLKETEKNEKTEDYLINKIGLTAKECDKLWKLLEMKRGKSPKSPKL